One window of Quercus robur chromosome 5, dhQueRobu3.1, whole genome shotgun sequence genomic DNA carries:
- the LOC126725207 gene encoding dof zinc finger protein DOF3.1-like, which produces MQDPASTFQPMKPQFPEQEQLKCPRCESTNTKFCYYNNYNLSQPRHFCKNCRRYWTKGGALRNIPVGGGSRKNTKRASSNTKRSSSSTSSASASASAPASSSSSVSNSVVQNPGSEHDPTRIFGDQDRRMLDITGSFSSLLASNGQFGSLLEGMNPNGSGLKMVQMGEFAENLDSGNVLDAGSGRNPEMEMQSNNGNSESFLGLQNGDSSCWNGANGWPDLAIYTPETMLVKTEESMNNSKFCMS; this is translated from the exons ATGCAAGACCCAGCATCAACATTCCAACCTATGAAACCCCAGTTCCCAGAGCAAGAACAGCTCAAGTGCCCAAGGTGTGAGTCCACAAACACCAAGTTCTGCTACTACAACAACTACAACCTTTCACAGCCACGCCATTTTTGCAAGAACTGTAGGAGGTATTGGACCAAAGGTGGTGCTCTAAGAAACATCCCAGTTGGTGGTGGGAGCCGCAAGAACACAAAGAGAGCATCATCAAACACAAaacgttcttcttcttctacttcttcagcatcagcatcagcatcagcCCCAGCCTCGTCTTCTTCTTCAGTATCAAATTCTGTGGTGCAGAATCCGGGTTCTGAACATGACCCGACCCGGATTTTTGGTGATCAGGACCGTCGGATGCTGGACATCACTGGCAGCTTTAGTTCACTTCTGGCATCAAATGGGCAGTTTGGAAGCCTTCTGGAGGGCATGAATCCaaatgggtcgggtttgaaaATGGTTCAAATGGGTGAATTTGCAGAGAATTTGGATTCGGGTAATGTGTTGGATGCGGGTTCGGGTCGAAACCCGGAAATGGAGATGCAGAGTAACAATGGCAATTCAGAGAGTTTTTTGGGTTTGCAAAATGGTGATTCAAGCTGTTGGAATGGTGCCAATGGATGGCCTGATCTTGCTATTTACACACCAG AAACTATGTTGGTGAAGACTGAAGAGAGCATGAATAACTCAAAGTTTTGCATGTCCTAA